aagtTCCAAGGTGGCTTTGTGAATAAAAAACTGGTTTGTGATGCCTTCTTCATCTGCTGTAGATTTTCCCTGTGCCTTGGGGGAAgtggctgcagtgcagattttTGAATGGGAGTGTGGGACTCAAGCCTTTAACTTCTATTGTTTGTGTTCCTCAAGTCACATCTGAGGATGAGGCTGAAGGTGCCCAGAGACATGCAATGGAGAGTATTCAGTCTGTCTCCCTTACTAGAAATGTTGCTTTAGTGAGTTGGCATTGGAACTCCATTGATATGGGCTGAATGTggagaaaagcctttttttctgctgaaaaattTGGATATGGTTTGCTGTCAGCAGCAAGTAGTTGGTCCGATTAGAGTCAGGttacaaaggaaaataaaataagtgtTTGCATGTGATACCTATTAGCAAGAAGCAATGAGCAGGATTTTCATGCTTCAGAATGGGTTTGGGAGTTTTGATTGTGGGAAgggaggagcagaaggagctTTGTAGGGAAGGGTTGGAAATGGCAGAAGCTGATGCCCAGTCAGACCTCCCCTTCCTCTAACATCTACAAGGTCCTGTCTTGTACTTCAAACTATCCCAGGCTGGGGCATGTAATGGCAGAAAATTTAAAGTTGTTTGAGCATTGCTAACTTGTTTTTGTCCTTTTCATTTTGTTCCCCTTTGCTTCACCCTGGATGTCTAAAAGGACAGTTGGAACCAATAAATGAGGTGAGTTAATCTGATGATTCACTCCCCGCTCTGTCTCCTTGCTCCATCCTGAGGGGATTGTCTCGTGTTTTCTGACTCTTTACTGATGTCCTAGATATAAGTAATGCACTGCATTTTGGGCTGGTAATTTTTTGGTTTGCAGTGCCCAGATTTTGTTTATGGAAAGAAATGTGTGTTTTACTGTAGCAAAAGGCCATGTTCCAATGAAGTCTTCTCCGCAGATGAGGTTCCTCTGAGGAAACCCCTCCACGTGGTCCACACTCAGGAATACTGCAAATGTCTGGAGTATTTTGGGGAGATAACCATGGAGAATCTCTCATACACTTTATTTCTGCAGTTTCTCAGGAGCATCTCAAGGTCACATTCAGCTGTAAAGCAGTTTGACCTGGGTGCAGGTGCTGTGCCCTTGTGGCTGTGTGTGTCCTACAGAGCCCTTGTGCTGCTTAATGAGCCCTCTCATGAGGAGCAGGAATTGGGGCTGGTGTGGGTGGGAAATGAGCTGAGGTTTGGCTCTCTGCTCCTTTCCAAACAGAGCTCTGAAGTGGGAGGAAGGCTGTGGGGATGGCCTGGGAATGGGGccacaaggtgctgctgctccactcGAGGGCTGACACAGCTCTGGTACAAGTGGTGCTGCCAGAAACCTGAGAAATGAGAGACTCTTCTGGGTCAACTATTGTTCTAAAAGATATCATTGAAGGTTCTTCATTAAATTAATCATGGTAGCAGAGCAGAAGCATGAGGATAGTGTGCTCTGGCTAACCCATTTTAGTGGTGAGTTTGTTGGGCTGTAATGCTCCATGTGTATGGATTGTACAAATATTACTGGGACATCTACAGGGATGAAGTGTGTTCACATTGCTGTGTTAATTAAATAGATCCTTGCTGGATTAAATTGAAGCTTTCACTTACCTTCTGGTAGTAATTCCTTCTGTTGTATGTTTGCTGATCTATTAGATTGCTGATGTGTGTGGAGGAATATGCATGTTTCCACTCCAACATATTGCTGTGCCACAGTGCTTTGTAAATCACCCTCTTGCCAACCTCCATAATAATACATTGCTACTAGAGGAGAAAATACCTGCAGAGAATGCTTATTTTCCTGCCTTGTTATGGCATCGTGGGGTTGGGCTCGTAACTGCATAGCACTTGTCTGTTGGTATagataaaataaatacagttcTTAATGTTCTGTTGcagaaacacaaacacaaataCAGCTGAGTGTTTTTCCCAATAGCCATTGATGGGCTGTAATCTTGTGCTCTGGTTTGCCATGGCTGCAGGGTCTGCTCGCTCGCCTCTCCGATCTCTTGCTGTGCCGCTGGACTTGCAGGAATTGTTGTCAGAAGTGCTTTGACTGCAGCTGTTGCCAAACAAATGAAGATGAAGTTGAAATCCTGGGACCTTTTCCTGCTCAAACTCCAGCCTGGCTGTAAGTTTAGATGCATGCTTTCCTGGCTTTAACCAAGAGTAGGGCTGCTCAGCTGTGATGAGGGGATTGATGTGAATTGCAATGGGACACCCAGAGGATGCCACTTAGAGAGCAGGAACCTCCTGAGGTGGGAATGCAGGCTACTCCTGGCATGGTGAAAAAGGGCAGCTCTGTTAACTCAAATAGCAAGGTTACTCTTTGTAAAAACTGTTTCTGATGGGTAGGACAGAAGTTGTTTTGTAAGCTGGCATAACAAGGATAGCTGGTTTAGCTGTGCCCCTTCTCTAAAGATGCCTTTCATCTTCAGTCCTATTTCCTCTTCAAATGGACCAGCCCTTTGGAGCACTTCAGCTTGTCTGAAATGTTGATGAGGTTGTGTATAAATACTTTCTTATTCTAGCATGAAGGTGGTTATCATATAGGCAGATGAAAGGCATGGCTCCTCTGTGCTCTGAAGGGGAAATTCATTTAAAGTTTCATTCAGCAGGACTTGATCTCCTGAGTCACCATAGTACTCATCAGAATTTCTTCTCAAATCATTAAGGAACCACAGCACCAGGTCTTATCTGGTGCTTTGATTGGTGTGTTTGCAAATCCACTACAGAGGAAGTCAGTGAAGTCTTTCAGTCCCTCTCAGTCAGGAGTCTGCAGCACAGGGTGACCCTGTGGAGGCAGCAGTGGAgccagggagggagcagagctccctggtgTTTAGTGGCTGTTTtgtcagctgggctgggctttgtGGAGCAGAGCCTTTGATGGACACTGCTTCAGCATGTCCAGAACTTGTGGCACAGGAGAGGCCTGCTCAGTGCATTGTGTGATGCTCAGGCTTTGGGACCTGGGCACTGAGGCACTCAGGTAATTTTATCTACTCCTGTGAGTCTGTGCTGTTGTTCTGTCTCAGCTCTGGAAGGGCCATGTCTTGGTGCTGCATGAAATAAATTTTCTCATGTTTAAATCTCAGTCTTGTCCACATACTCTTTTGAATTCAGGTAGAAAAGGATGGTAATTAATACTGAAGCAATAAAAATAGAGCTGTTCAGGATGTGTTAGAGTGGTTTTTAGATGTGGAGCAGCATATTTAAGAGTCTGATATATGCTCAGAAACTGATTCACCTGCAATTAATGGGGAATGGAAACAAAATCAATGCTAAATAGGAAAGCATCACGCACAGGAGAGCACAGGGATGAGGCTGCAGTATTGGACGTGGAGAGGTTGGTGCAGCAGCAATTACATCTTGGGAACAAGGAGCTGGGCTTGAGGGGAGAGGGTGATTCAGAGCTTatctgctgtgctgagcagcagaaggGGCATCCTGTGTGCTTTGGGGTGTGGAGTGATTGTTCCAGGGTGAAGTTTTTGACTCTTGGATTCTCCTGTCTGGCTAAGGGGCTGATGTGAGTGCTGGAGCCCTGTTCTTATCATCTCAAATCTCAGCTCTATGGTTGCTTTGCCCATGAGTTGGActttgccatgggcagagaACATGGAGACCTTTGGACTTGCAAAATGCTCTCTGCAACCTGTATTGTCTCTCCCTGGTCCTGCTCCATCTGAGAGCCCCTACATGGAATGGCCATAAGCAGAGGACAGTGTTCTTTGGTGAAAAACAACCCAGTTCTTCAGCCCTGTCGCACTTCGTGCTTCACCCACAGATGCTCACAGCCCTGGGAAGGGTCCCTGTGACCCCAGCCCAGACCATTTTCCCATCTTTCCATCCAGCTCTGGGTGGTTTGGTGCAgtttgggatttggtttgggtcTCCCTgttctgctccaggctgagagAAGGTGAATTCCCAGAGGTGAAGGCTgagaggggcagcaggcaccaaagaggagggcacaggacaggagcctgGGTGCTGCCATGGCCCAGGGTCACTGCAGTCACCTCTCCTGTGACACCACTGCTCACCTGTGATCTCTGAGGGTGCCTGTGGCACACAGTGGTGGATCAGCTGGACATGAGGCTCATTCATCCTGCTTGAAGATGCTGTGGGCTCCTCTTGAACTTGCATGAACCCAGAGTGGGGCCAGGCTATGGGATAAAAAtgctctgtgcttccagggTGGTTTGCTGGAAAGTGATCAGGCAGCACAACAACTGTTTAGGTGGGGAGGACAAAGGGAGAGAGGAGATGGGTCCTCTACTTCTCCCTAAGATGTGATTGagaggagaagaggagaaaatgagCCTGTAGAGGAACAAGGGTCTGGAAGATGAAGAGGAGAAGAAAGTAAAAGGCAGGAGCCAGATTTGGTATATTTTGTTTGCTGGCAAATAGGAGACCCAAGCTTTTTGTGTGGAAATGATCCCATGCTGACTCAGAATTCAGAAACCAAAGAAGAATTCTGTTTTCACTGTTTTGATCTTATAGTTTTATATCTCTATATGCATTTTTGGGTGTAGGGAATGATGATCTCTGGAGTCAGATGAGTTAGTTAGTCAGAGTAAGAATTTGGACTTGTTCTTAGAATAAGGTTTTTAATACAACCAGTTGTATTAAAAACCTTATTTACAAACTGGTATACACAGAGATCTGTGTATACCAGTTGAActcctcatttttttttaaattttcctctcTTATTTTTGGAGAGGGGAATTTTGTATTTAGTGGTTTTCCCTACAAGGAAAAACAGGTTTGACGTCGccttatttttcatttagatGCATGCTTTGAATTTGGGAACAAATCAATTTATTGTATTCCTTCCTTGCAGCctggaaatgtttttaaaataatctacGTTTTCAGCTGAGGTCTTTCCATCTTGCTTATGCTTCATGGGCCTGAGACACTGGTGTGATGTAGAATGCAATTTGTGCCTTCCTCACCTTCCTACCCGCTCCCCAGGGGAAAACTGTTTTTATGGTCCTCATTGGTGAATGAGCAAACATATAAATGCCTGTGGTTAATGACCTTTCTATTTTGGCCCCAGGTTTTCCCTTTGGCAGCTCTGAGAAACCTCATTGTCCTGGAAATTCAGCAGTGGATGATAAAGCTGCAAGTTTAAGCCCTTCCTCTTGGGAGAATATGGATTTTTCTCACTTTCTGAATTTTTTGCAGTGGCAGcttaggggaaaaagaaaaattcttgcAGTGAGTCCAGTAGCAATGACCTGAGTGCGTGGTAACTTTTGTTATTTCATGAGGAGCACTTCCATCCTGGTCCTTGCAGAAATGGCCTGGGAATGAGGGTGGATGTTTGAGCTGCTTGTTATGGAATATTCTACACAAACCCCAAAGATAAACAGTGCACACTGTGAGACTGAATTGAAATCAGGACACGACTCCTCTTTCCAAAGGTTCAGATTAAACAGAAACAGAGCTGCTTTAACCAGAGCCAAAGTTTATTTGAGGAAAAATTATTGTGGCTCAGTAGCAATTTCCTTACTAAAGGTCATCTGTATGTTATTAACTCACTATTACGTTTACCCATTGTAGAACATCCTTAATGCCTCTCTTCCTGATTCCCTTTTCACCCTGCCTTGCTCTGTGCATTTGCTTCTCAAACACAAGCATATCCAAATGCCACCTGTGATTGTGTGGACCTGCATTTAAGCATGAAAAAGCTATTTGTGTTCTAAGTACTGATTATATATCAAACTGGATGGTTTGGACTGCCTTTAatgggctgcagagctgtgcaaatattgtacacccCTTTTAGCAGAGGGTTTGGTTTTCATTATTaacagagtttttttttttttttagtgtggATGAGTTGTGTGAGTCTGACTTGGTGAAATTTGCATGGATCCTGCTGTGAACTTTGTGGCTTGGATAAGAATTTCCAGTTGGCTTTGggggttggtttgttttcttaatGCTTGTTGGGCTTTTATGCAAGTTTACTGCTTTCAGCAGAATATATCaattgctctgctccagtcatTGGTTACTAATGAAAATGATTCAATATATTTCATTTAtacccagctgagctgtgcacaTGGAAAGGGTGGCTTGGAAGCAAAATTCACACAGAATTCCCCTTTGCTTTGCTCATTCTGTGCTGATGCTTTCCTTGCgatctgctgctgttttctgtcTGGTGGCCTGGCTGTTCTGCAGGATGCTGAAAAAAAAGCAGCCAAATATTTAAAAAGGCATGCCAATAAATATCAAATAATGAATTGTGTCTGCAAGATCAAGTTTTGAAACTTTACTGGCAAACCTGCAGTGTTTTACCAGGAGGTGTGTGGTAGGCTTGGGATCTCTGAGCATGatgattttctgtgctggctccttCCTAGTGAAGTCTGTGCTTCCAAAGTGTAGTTGTGAATTATAGCAGGAAGCTGCTGTTTGTGggggtttggtttgatttttttttccttagagagAAGTATAATATTGTggggggatagaatgtaagacaatgaagatagtgcagaaggtaagAGATATGTagaagatagtgcagaaggtaatctcacccctgaggcgttgcagctgtactaagtACCAAGGAttgggaacaggcctgcccttaacaagCCACATCTGTGTCCAGTGAGGATaggtgctataaaagagtgggtgaggagagctggagtttgttggctgtgctgtgaggcgTTGCCTATGAGAAATCTCCAggaaggtatggaacttttgcaATACGATAACGACATAATATTTCTGATCAACATCTGAGTTAGATTTGCCTTAGTGGCCTGTGTCATGCTGAAATACTGATAAAACAGTTTGAAAGACAGGCAGAAAGGTCAAGAATCTGTTTTTTACATAGATCTGAAGTCAGTTGCTCAGCCTTTTGCTTGCCAGACTGATCAGGAGATACCCCAGACTAGCCCAGAATGCCAGAACATGTTGTTATCCTGTATATCCTCCTTGCGCTGGCTTGAATCACCCAAAGGTCTCTCATTACACCAGGATAAGCAGCCAAAACGAGGACAAGGATGGGGACTCTGACAATGCCATCAGCGAGCTGCCTCCCGCCCTGCAGGACGTGTCCCCTGACAGAAGGCGCTCGTCCTCGGACACGTCTCGTTCCGCGTACAGCCTCACGCGCCGCATCTCCAGTAAGGCTCCTTCACCAGAAATGCAGTTCTTCTGGGGCAGGAAATCAACCTGTGCTGCTTGCTGTCATGTCTCTTGGACAGGGAACCAAGTCAAGTTGAAGGCACATTGGTTAAAAGCTCATCCTGTTGTGCAGGAGTGCAGAGAAAGGGGCCAGCCCTGTTTTTCTTGCTGAAATGCAAGCGGGGTTGTTGCACGTGGACAGGGAGGGAGGAGTGCAGGCCAGCTTgtcctccagcctggctggtaATTGTGGGTAGGAAAAGGGGGAAACCCCACTGTGGAGCCTGTGCACAGACACAGAATATGAGCACCTGTAATTGCTCTAGTGCACTTTAGTTAACTGtgggcaggaaaagggggaaagccCCACTGTGGAGCCTGTGCACAGACACAGAATAGGAGCACCCAAAGCTGATGAGCGCCTGTAATTGCTGTAGTGCTCTTTAGTTAATTGTGAGCAGGGCAAGGGGGAAAACCCCACTGTGGagcctgtgctggcactgcacaGACACAGAATAGAAGCACCCAAAACTGATGAGAACCTGTAATTGCTTTATTGCACCTCCTAACAATCACATTTGTGTGTTTCTCTCATTCAGGTCTGGAGTCGAGGAGGCCAAGTTCTCCACTAATTGACATCAAACCCATCGAGTTTGGAATAATTGGAGCTAAGAAAGAAATAGTTCAGCCAACTATCCTGCGAAAAACCTACACCCCAGATGACTATTTTAGAAAATTTGAACCAAGGCTGTACTCTCTTGACTCAAATAGTGATGACATGGACTCCTTGACAGATGAGGAGATCTTGTCCAAGTACCAGCTGGGCATGCTGCATTTTAGCACACAGTATGATCTGCTGCATAATTACCTAATAGTGAGAGTGATTGAGGCTAAAGATCTGCCTCCTCCAATTTCTTACGATGGCTCAAGGCAAGACATGGCTCACTCCAACCCCTATGTGAAGATCTGCCTCCTTCCTGACCAGAAGAACTCCAAGCAGACCGGAGTGAAGCGCAAAACGCAGAACCCAGTGTTTGAGGAGAGGTACACATTTGAAATCCCCTTTTTAGAAGCCCAGAGAAGAACTCTGCTTTTAACTGTAGTGGATTTTGACAAATTCTCACGCCATTGTGTTATTGGCAAAGTGTCAATGCCCTTGAGCGATGTCGACCTTGTGAAAGGTGGACACTGGTGGAAAGCCCTTGTGCCTAGTTCTCAGGTAACAGAATTTATCAGATTATTGCCACAGTTTCTTCTtgctgttttgggggtttttgtgtgtgtatgtggttCCTTTGCCTGTTGGCAAGTAATGCTGTTTCTAATTAGCAATTGTCATCTTGTTAACGCAGCATCTGCTGGGTTGGGATTATGTGGGCCTGTGACTGGTTTTATAACTCACACTGAGGGAGGGGAGCTGGCTTTATAGTCACGAGCAAAGGTGCTGTCTCAGCTTAAACGAGAACAACTCAAGGCTGCTCTGGAAGTCTGCACCTTTGGGCAGGTGTTTCTTGTGACCTGCTTCCCTTCTCAGGAATGCTGTGATCCTGTCCCACCCAGGTCGTTCCTGTGCTCTCTGAGGGAACCACTAGTGCCAGTTCAGTAATGATTTGATTCAATAAAACACGTAGAAGATTAAATCCACCCAGACCTGTGGCATAATGCATTAGCAACAATCTGCAAAGGAGTGGCAGACTTGTTTTCATCAGATCCCTGAAGGAACTAAATTTGCCATAAAGATTTGTCTGATGCAAGTGGGGTGTTGCATGCATTTTGGGCATTTCAGCCATTCAGTGGGATGGGCAGAGGAGATCAGAGGGTCTGTGTGCTTTCACCTCTGTTCAGTGGAAAGATCTGAGCTTTGCAGCCAGGAATGGTGGTTACCCACCAAATTCCACTAGTGGTATCACCCACATAACTAGAGACACAGAACCCTCTGAAAAACCAAGAGAAGGACATGGTGTGAACAGCATCTCAAGTGTTTTACTAAGGACAGGAAGATTGGCATAACAAGCTTGCCTCTCCCAGTTCCTTCCCAGCTCACAAATTGTGATTTCCAAGGAGTCCTTGCTGGATTAAACCCCTTTGGATGGTTCActtttcctttgatttttagCTGCTCACAGAAGAGTGCCATAGCCAGAGATTCTGAATGAAATGAGCAGTAAATCATTGACCTCACTGCTGTTTTACACTGGGTTCAAGAGTCTGATTTGGAGTGGAAATTTGTGATCAGACACTCGTGGAAGGGGAATACCCCGAGCAGGGTTTGGAAAGtgaagccagctgggctggagaggggctgggagcccTTTCCTCTCTTGCTCAGACTGGCTGCACTCTGCAGAGGGCAGGAGGATCAGGGCCCAGGtaactgcagcagagccagctggATTTCCTGAAGCAGCAGTGTTGTGGATTACCTTCAGCAATGCTCAGGCAAGAAAGGGAAGTTTTGCAAGTTGTGCACAAGTCAAAACCATGGGGTCCCTGAATGTGTGTTTTATGTAGGGCATGTCTTTGCAGCCCATTGTCCTCCTGTGATTCCCACCATGCAGTTTTGCTTCTCTCTCTGTTCCCTACTTTTGCATGATAAAtacttttctgtattttgcatcTCTTTCTGAGTAACATGGACTCATTCCACAGCTAATACAGACCTTGATTAGAAAAGATCATCTCTGCCTTCATGTGCCAAGCTCGGAGCCAGCTcttcctttccccctctccaAAGTTTCATtgaaagctgctgctgttttcagcaGTGCTGTCTGCTTCACCAGCATTCAAGATAAATTATTTATGCAGAAGTTGGCATTTCTGATATTtataaaaggaaagagaaagacaAAACTCCATTTGAATGCACTGGCTTAAAAGCCTTTTGCATTTATCCCCTTGCTATGATATGGAAGAACTTAGGCAAAAATTCCTCCACACTTTGATCAGTAAAGTGGTCCTT
This Zonotrichia albicollis isolate bZonAlb1 chromosome 16, bZonAlb1.hap1, whole genome shotgun sequence DNA region includes the following protein-coding sequences:
- the SYT17 gene encoding synaptotagmin-17 isoform X1 — protein: MNRGHRSPLPRRASAPPAPPAPCPGGQEGSASLNFRAGPSGGQLEPINEGLLARLSDLLLCRWTCRNCCQKCFDCSCCQTNEDEVEILGPFPAQTPAWLISSQNEDKDGDSDNAISELPPALQDVSPDRRRSSSDTSRSAYSLTRRISSLESRRPSSPLIDIKPIEFGIIGAKKEIVQPTILRKTYTPDDYFRKFEPRLYSLDSNSDDMDSLTDEEILSKYQLGMLHFSTQYDLLHNYLIVRVIEAKDLPPPISYDGSRQDMAHSNPYVKICLLPDQKNSKQTGVKRKTQNPVFEERYTFEIPFLEAQRRTLLLTVVDFDKFSRHCVIGKVSMPLSDVDLVKGGHWWKALVPSSQNEVELGELLLSLNYLPSAGRLNVDIIRAKQLLQTDMSQGSDPFVKIQLVHGLKLTKTKKTSCMRGTIDPFYNESFSFKVPQEELENASLVFTVYGHNVKSSNDFIGRIVIGQYSTGAPESNHWRRMLSAHRTAVEQWHSLRSREDCDRVSPASLEVT
- the SYT17 gene encoding synaptotagmin-17 isoform X2, encoding MPSQTSPSSNIYKLEPINEGLLARLSDLLLCRWTCRNCCQKCFDCSCCQTNEDEVEILGPFPAQTPAWLISSQNEDKDGDSDNAISELPPALQDVSPDRRRSSSDTSRSAYSLTRRISSLESRRPSSPLIDIKPIEFGIIGAKKEIVQPTILRKTYTPDDYFRKFEPRLYSLDSNSDDMDSLTDEEILSKYQLGMLHFSTQYDLLHNYLIVRVIEAKDLPPPISYDGSRQDMAHSNPYVKICLLPDQKNSKQTGVKRKTQNPVFEERYTFEIPFLEAQRRTLLLTVVDFDKFSRHCVIGKVSMPLSDVDLVKGGHWWKALVPSSQNEVELGELLLSLNYLPSAGRLNVDIIRAKQLLQTDMSQGSDPFVKIQLVHGLKLTKTKKTSCMRGTIDPFYNESFSFKVPQEELENASLVFTVYGHNVKSSNDFIGRIVIGQYSTGAPESNHWRRMLSAHRTAVEQWHSLRSREDCDRVSPASLEVT
- the SYT17 gene encoding synaptotagmin-17 isoform X3 — translated: MAYIQLEPINEGLLARLSDLLLCRWTCRNCCQKCFDCSCCQTNEDEVEILGPFPAQTPAWLISSQNEDKDGDSDNAISELPPALQDVSPDRRRSSSDTSRSAYSLTRRISSLESRRPSSPLIDIKPIEFGIIGAKKEIVQPTILRKTYTPDDYFRKFEPRLYSLDSNSDDMDSLTDEEILSKYQLGMLHFSTQYDLLHNYLIVRVIEAKDLPPPISYDGSRQDMAHSNPYVKICLLPDQKNSKQTGVKRKTQNPVFEERYTFEIPFLEAQRRTLLLTVVDFDKFSRHCVIGKVSMPLSDVDLVKGGHWWKALVPSSQNEVELGELLLSLNYLPSAGRLNVDIIRAKQLLQTDMSQGSDPFVKIQLVHGLKLTKTKKTSCMRGTIDPFYNESFSFKVPQEELENASLVFTVYGHNVKSSNDFIGRIVIGQYSTGAPESNHWRRMLSAHRTAVEQWHSLRSREDCDRVSPASLEVT